The following proteins are co-located in the Castanea sativa cultivar Marrone di Chiusa Pesio chromosome 8, ASM4071231v1 genome:
- the LOC142605541 gene encoding putative NAD(P)H dehydrogenase (quinone) FQR1-like 3, producing the protein MTTTKVYIVYYSLHGHVEIMAREVQRGANAVEGVEATLWQVPETLSDTILQKMKAPPRANDVAEIRPEQLLEADGFLFGFPSRFGVMASQFKAFFDATHELWASQALAGKPAGVFWSTGFYGGGQELTALTAVTQLAHHGMLFVPLGYTFGSGMFEINEVKGGSAYGAGTFAADGSRQPTELELQQAFYQGKYVAKITKKLKNQPLSS; encoded by the exons ATGACAACCACCAAGGTCTATATAGT GTATTACTCCTTACATGGACATGTGGAGATTATGGCAAGGGAAGTGCAGCGAGGAGCCAATGCAGTTGAAGGTGTTGAAGCAACACTTTGGCAG GTACCTGAGACACTTTCCGACACgatattgcaaaaaatgaagGCCCCTCCAAGAGCAAATGATGTGGCAGAGATCAGGCCAGAGCAACTTTTGGAGGCTGATGGATTTCTGTTTGGATTTCCTTCTCGTTTTGGCGTGATGGCATCCCAGTTCAAGGCCTTCTTTGATGCCACCCATGAGTTGTGGGCATCCCAAGCACTTGCTGGCAAACCTGCTGGAGTCTTCTGGAGCACTGGTTTTTATGGGGGAGGTCAGGAGCTTACTGC ATTGACAGCTGTAACACAGTTAGCACATCATGGTATGCTATTTGTCCCTCTTGGCTATACCTTTGGAAGCGGCATGTTTGAGATAAATGAGGTAAAAGGTGGCTCTGCTTATGGTGCTGGAACTTTTGCAGCAGATGGATCTCGTCAACCTACAGAGCTAGAACTCCAGCAGGCCTTTTACCAGGGTAAATATGTTGCCAAGATAACAAAGAAGCTGAAAAATCAACCCCTTTCCTCGTGA
- the LOC142605564 gene encoding pleckstrin homology domain-containing protein 1-like, producing MENLWRAATGQDPSPEDYSGVEFWLNPERSGWLTKQGEYIKTWRRRWFVLKQGKLLWFKDSHVTRSSSPRGVVPVGTCLTVKGAEDVLHKPCAFELSSNQDTMYFIADSEKEKEEWINSIGRSIVQHSRSVTDSEVVDYVSKRS from the coding sequence ATGGAGAACCTATGGCGAGCAGCGACGGGCCAAGACCCGAGCCCAGAGGATTACAGCGGCGTGGAATTCTGGTTGAACCCAGAGCGGTCCGGGTGGCTAACCAAGCAAGGCGAGTACATCAAGACTTGGCGGCGTCGCTGGTTCGTGTTGAAGCAAGGAAAGCTCCTCTGGTTCAAGGACTCTCACGTGACAAGGTCATCGAGTCCACGTGGCGTGGTCCCAGTGGGCACGTGCCTGACAGTGAAGGGAGCCGAGGATGTCCTCCACAAGCCCTGTGCGTTCGAGCTGTCTTCGAATCAAGACACGATGTACTTCATCGCCGACTCCGAGAAAGAGAAGGAGGAGTGGATCAACTCCATCGGACGATCCATTGTCCAACACTCGAGATCCGTCACTGATTCTGAGGTTGTCGATTACGTTAGCAAACGCTCGTGA
- the LOC142608280 gene encoding centromere/kinetochore protein zw10 homolog: protein MEALFDSINVRDLLSARDLSDPSSPLSAPDLRLLTQRLESHTLQIKSKVQSYILSHHEHFANLFSLCNDAVSQSDSISANVADLLRFISSDRPVDVEIRDLIDEVNAKVKESRTQRELLDLVRAIAEINDRFEGVREALRNGRFRFAAEDLTLLKKALHVDDDADVADQTENQPLVYSLLRKEWSDCFEEIQEVLVKFMENGVRFELETRRLRVQYRLNHDGINGIELRTVFEAMDVVGILDYGLTKVADLIIKHVITPVVNCGSPISFVEEVNQGSKEMTEAILKIVPSIDPKIKNVEGEAIYSGIIQVVKFIYKFICFENGSWIHSFGRLTWPRIAEMIISNFLSKVVPKDASKLADFQKIIECTSQFETGLKEMLFISASDNKDERLSNFAENVEVHFASRKKAEILAKARKLLLHCDFDVPQEYTRKGPMLKKDGMAVNSYEQVVDLLFLSESCVVSKAVTQLMELVHQTLKDVCLSSTRVALEFYHAARDAMLLYEVVMPVKLERQLDGINQVAVLMHNDCIYLSQEILGLAFEYRSDFPNSIKEHAIFVDMAPRFQLMAEEILQMQIQLIIYNLKEAVDGADGFQNTYQKQQFELAKFSIDQVIFILEKVHIIWEPLLLPSTYKRSMCTVLETVFSRITKDILLLDDMAADETLQLQRLIHLMLENLSSLFESLSSVSQKRPQEDSTASLDHLIPSLCKIRKLAELLDLPLKSITTDWESGELLNCGFTLSEVEYFIKAIFTDSPLRKECLWRIENSGFESSNQFS, encoded by the exons ATGGAGGCACTCTTCGACTCAATCAATGTCCGCGATCTCCTCTCTGCCCGCGACCTCAGCGACCCATCGTCCCCGCTATCTGCACCGGATCTGCGTCTCCTCACCCAGCGTCTCGAATCCCACACTCTCCAAATAAAATCCAAGGTCCAATCCTACATCCTCTCCCACCACGAACACTTCGCCAACCTCTTCTCCCTCTGCAACGACGCCGTTTCCCAGTCCGATTCCATCTCCGCCAACGTCGCCGATCTCTTGCGTTTTATCTCATCCGACCGTCCCGTCGATGTTGAGATTCGCGACCTCATCGACGAGGTCAATGCCAAGGTCAAGGAATCGAGGACACAGAGGGAATTGCTCGATTTGGTGAGGGCAATTGCGGAAATTAACGACAGGTTTGAGGGAGTTAGGGAGGCCTTGAGAAATGGACGGTTTAGATTCGCCGCTGAGGATCTAACGCTGTTGAAGAAAGCCTTGCatgttgatgatgatgctgacgtggctgacCAGACTGAAAACCAGCCTCTAGTGTACTCACTGTTGAGGAAGGAATGGTCCGATTGCTTTGAAGag ATTCAAGAGGTGCTAGTGAAATTCATGGAAAATGGGGTGCGTTTTGAGCTGGAGACTAGAAGACTTCGCGTCCAATATCGGTTGAATCATGACGGAATCAATGGGATTGAGCTCCGAACAGTTTTCGAGGCCATGGAT GTGGTTGGAATTTTGGATTATGGACTCACTAAAGTAGCGGATTTGATAATCAAGCATGTCATAACTCCTGTGGTAAATTGCGGTTCACCTATTTCATTTGTGGAGGAGGTAAATCAAGGCTCCAAAGAAATGACTGAAGCAATATTGAAGATAGTGCCATCAATTGATCCTAAG ATTAAAAATGTTGAAGGTGAGGCAATCTATTCAGGGATTATTCAGGTCGTTAAGTTTATCTACAAATTCATATGCTTCGAAAATGGTTCTTGGATTCATTCTTTTGGAAGATTGACATGGCCAAGGATAGCAGAGATGATTATTTCTAACTTTCTTTCCAAG GTTGTACCTAAGGATGCTTCAAAGCTCGCCGACTTTCAGAAGATTATTGAATGTACATCTCAGTTTGAGACTGGTTTAAAGGAAATGTTATTTATTTCAGCATCTGATAACAAGGATGAAAGACTGAGCAACTTCGCTGAAAATGTTGAGGTTCATTTTGCATCTAGGAAAAAGGCAGAAATTCTGGCAAAGGCTAGAAAATTGCTTCTACATTGTGACTTTGACGTTCCTCAA GAGTACACAAGGAAAGGTCCTATGTTGAAGAAGGATGGAATGGCTGTAAATTCTTATGAACAAGTTGTAGATTTGCTTTTTTTGTCTGAGAGTTGTGTGGTGTCTAAAGCTGTGACTCAATTAATGGAGCTAGTGCATCAGACACTGAAG GATGTTTGCCTGTCATCCACTAGAGTTGCTCTAGAATTCTATCATGCTGCTAGGGATGCTATGCTTCTCTATGAAGTTGTCATGCCTGTCAAG CTAGAAAGGCAGCTTGATGGCATCAATCAGGTTGCTGTTCTCATGCACAACGACTGTATTTATCTATCTCAAGAGATACTTGGGCTTGCATTTGAG TATCGCTCAGACTTTCCAAATTCCATTAAGGAACATGCCATATTTGTTGATATGGCTCCAAGGTTTCAGCTTATGGCAGAAGAAATACTGCAGATGCAAATTcaacttattatatataatttaaaagag GCTGTAGATGGTGCTGATGGTTTCCAGAATACCTATCAGAAGCAACAATTTGAATTAGCAAAGTTTAGTATAGATCAG GTAATTTTTATTCTGGAGAAAGTTCATATCATATGGGAGCCACTCTTGCTGCCTTCAACTTACAAGAGAAGCATGTGTACGGTTTTAGAAACAGTTTTTTCTAGAATCACGAAAGATATACTCCTTTTAGATGATATGGCAGCAGATGAAACATTACAG CTTCAAAGACTGATTCATCTGATGTTGGAAAATCTATCTTCTTTGTTTGAATCCCTGAGTTCTGTCAGCCAAAAGAGGCCACAAGAGGACTCTACAGCCTCTCTTGATCATCTAATACCATCTTTATGTAAAATCCGTAAACTGGCAG AATTATTAGATTTGCCTCTGAAATCCATTACAACTGATTGGGAAAGTGGAGAGCTGCTCAATTGTGGTTTTACACTATCAGAG GTGGAATATTTCATCAAAGCCATATTTACAGACTCACCTTTAAGAAAAGAATGCTTATGGAGGATAGAAAATTCCGGTTTTGAAAGCTCCAATCAATTTTCCTGA
- the LOC142608292 gene encoding UDP-glycosyltransferase 71K1-like: MKQAAELIFVPVPGIGHLVSTLEFAKRLIDRDDRLFIKILSMKFPFTSTADAYTRSLTASQPRIQIIDLPQVDPPPSLDLSVSAENYIYLFIEENIPNVKKAVTDIVSSNNNSGSSHVVALVLDFFCLSMIDVGTELNLPSYLFLTANLGFLGLMLCLPTRHNQIGTEFSESDPEFLIPGMVNPVPSGVLPSAVFNKHGGYTAYIKLAQRFRDTRGIMVNSFRELEPYALDSLSDGQTPPVYTVGPVLDLKGPPNPALDEAQHDNIMKWLDDQPPLSVVFLCFGSMGSFDETQVKEMALGLESSGHRFLWSLRSHTPNALADDVLPEGFLDRIKGKGMICSGWAPQVEVLAHKAIGGFVSHCGWNSILESLWHGVPIVTWPIYAEQQLNAYRMVKELGLAVELRLDYRNGSNLVLADEIERAVRRVVDDHEVRKKVKEMGEMARKALMDGGSSFNSIGQLIEDMIGTS; the protein is encoded by the coding sequence ATGAAGCAAGCAGCAGAGCTGATCTTCGTCCCAGTGCCAGGAATTGGTCACTTGGTGTCGACCCTCGAATTTGCAAAACGCCTAATTGATCGTGATGATCGACTTTTCATCAAAATCCTTTCCATGAAGTTCCCCTTTACTTCCACTGCAGATGCATACACCAGATCACTCACTGCTTCACAACCTCGAATCCAAATCATAGATCTTCCTCAGGTAGACCCTCCTCCATCATTAGATCTATCCGTCTCAGCCGAAAATTACATCTATCTCTTCATAGAGGAAAACATACCCAACGTTAAAAAGGCTGTCACAGATATTGTATCCTCCAATAACAACTCGGGTTCATCCCACGTTGTCGCTCTGGTCCTTGACTTTTTTTGCCTGTCCATGATTGATGTCGGCACAGAACTCAATCTCCCATCTTATTTATTCTTAACTGCTAACTTAGGATTTCTTGGTCTCATGCTTTGTCTTCCAACTCGTCATAACCAAATAGGCACTGAATTTAGCGAGTCAGATCCTGAGTTCTTAATCCCAGGGATGGTCAACCCAGTACCTTCTGGTGTTCTTCCTTCAGCTGTGTTTAACAAGCATGGTGGCTACACTGCTTATATTAAGCTTGCTCAAAGGTTCAGAGACACCAGGGGAATTATGGTGAATTCGTTCAGAGAATTGGAGCCATATGCTCTTGATTCCCTTTCCGATGGCCAAACCCCTCCAGTCTACACGGTTGGACCAGTGCTTGACCTCAAGGGTCCACCTAACCCTGCTTTGGATGAGGCTCAGCATGACAACATCATGAAATGGCTTGATGATCAACCTCCATTGTCCGTGGTGTTTCTATGCTTTGGAAGCATGGGGAGCTTTGATGAAACCCAAGTGAAAGAGATGGCTCTTGGGCTAGAGAGTAGTGGACATAGGTTCTTGTGGTCCCTGCGGTCACACACCCCCAATGCTTTGGCTGATGATGTCTTGCCAGAAGGTTTCTTGGATCGAATCAAAGGGAAGGGGATGATATGTAGTGGGTGGGCACCACAGGTGGAGGTATTGGCTCACAAAGCAATTGGAGGATTTGTATCTCATTGTGGATGGAACTCCATATTGGAGAGCTTGTGGCATGGTGTGCCTATTGTAACGTGGCCTATATATGCTGAGCAACAGCTTAATGCATATAGGATGGTGAAGGAGTTGGGGTTAGCGGTGGAGCTGAGGTTGGATTATAGGAATGGTAGCAATCTTGTGCTGGCTGATGAGATAGAGAGAGCTGTAAGACGTGTGGTGGATGATCATGAGGTTAGGAAGAAGGTGAAGGAGATGGGAGAGATGGCCAGAAAAGCTTTGATGGATGGTGGATCTTCGTTCAATTCTATTGGACAACTTATTGAGGATATGATAGGCACAAGTTGA